In one window of Siphonobacter curvatus DNA:
- the trpC gene encoding indole-3-glycerol phosphate synthase TrpC, translating to MNILEKIVLHKRKEISQAKANIAARELELFPAFSRTGNSLSGQLRKENSTGIIAEFKRKSPSKGTINDRVQVEEVTLAYAQAGAAGLSVLTDEEFFGGDADDLKLARKSNPQTPILRKDFIVDEYQILEAKAWGADVILLIAACLSPEEIKHLGQFAQSLNLEVLLEVHDQEELERSLNPYLNLVGVNNRDLKTFQVSVDTSLQLVEQIPNEFVKVSESGLSSVETIHQLYAAGYRGFLIGENFMKTPVPGNALADLVGGLQYVTL from the coding sequence ATGAATATTCTTGAAAAGATCGTTCTGCACAAAAGAAAAGAAATTTCCCAGGCCAAAGCCAACATTGCAGCCCGCGAACTGGAGTTGTTTCCCGCTTTTAGCCGTACCGGAAATTCGCTGAGCGGTCAGTTACGGAAAGAAAACTCCACGGGAATCATCGCCGAGTTTAAGCGTAAGTCACCCTCGAAAGGTACGATCAACGATCGGGTACAGGTAGAAGAAGTGACCCTGGCCTACGCTCAGGCCGGAGCCGCGGGATTATCGGTATTGACGGACGAAGAGTTTTTCGGCGGAGATGCCGACGATTTAAAGCTGGCCCGTAAATCAAACCCCCAAACACCGATCTTACGCAAGGATTTCATCGTGGATGAGTACCAGATTCTGGAAGCCAAAGCCTGGGGTGCCGACGTTATTCTGTTGATTGCCGCCTGCCTTAGTCCCGAAGAAATCAAGCACTTAGGGCAGTTTGCTCAATCCCTGAATCTGGAAGTACTACTGGAAGTACATGATCAAGAAGAACTCGAACGCAGCCTGAATCCGTATCTGAATCTGGTAGGCGTTAATAACCGGGATCTGAAAACGTTTCAGGTTTCAGTCGATACCTCGCTGCAACTGGTTGAACAAATCCCCAATGAGTTTGTTAAAGTGTCAGAAAGTGGCCTGAGCAGTGTGGAGACGATTCATCAGTTATACGCAGCCGGATACCGGGGCTTCTTGATTGGAGAAAACTTCATGAAAACGCCCGTTCCCGGAAATGCTCTCGCTGACTTGGTGGGAGGCTTGCAATACGTAACCTTATAG
- a CDS encoding RNA polymerase sigma factor, with protein MKKKVDLSEQEQNELWLRFKTGDAEALGVLARSHFRLLFNYGLQFTKDREFIKDGIQDLFLELWSRREGLRESPFVTIYLLKALRNNLLRKLRQDKWLLEAESVESQDVPDWLTPESQTIQWEVSQENQDRLKAALAQLSPRQQEIIFLRFYEGLSAEEITEVMKINPQSVYNLLHSALKQLKTSWIPESNLFFLALYQLLSAN; from the coding sequence ATGAAAAAGAAAGTGGACTTATCTGAACAGGAGCAGAACGAGCTTTGGCTACGCTTTAAAACCGGGGATGCCGAGGCCTTAGGCGTGTTGGCTCGTTCGCACTTCAGGCTACTTTTTAACTATGGCCTTCAGTTTACAAAAGATCGGGAATTCATTAAAGATGGGATTCAGGATTTATTCTTAGAATTATGGAGCCGACGGGAAGGCCTCCGCGAATCACCTTTCGTAACGATTTATCTACTAAAAGCCCTTCGTAATAATTTACTGCGAAAACTTCGGCAGGATAAATGGCTCCTGGAGGCTGAATCCGTGGAAAGCCAGGATGTACCCGACTGGCTGACGCCCGAAAGTCAGACGATTCAGTGGGAGGTTTCCCAGGAAAATCAGGATCGACTTAAAGCAGCATTGGCTCAATTATCGCCGCGTCAGCAGGAAATTATTTTTCTACGCTTTTACGAAGGCTTAAGTGCAGAGGAAATCACGGAAGTTATGAAAATCAATCCGCAGTCGGTTTATAATCTGCTGCATTCAGCACTCAAACAACTAAAGACTTCCTGGATACCTGAGTCTAATCTTTTCTTTCTGGCCTTGTACCAGCTTTTGTCGGCGAATTGA
- a CDS encoding TonB-dependent receptor, producing the protein MVKRRHSCRILLKIMRIALPQFILATVFATLSLAKDGRAQEVLNQKITVHVSNLNMEKALEKIEQTAGIRFMYSPQLIQANRLISLNANEEVLLTVLERLLRPNNLTYELIDHQVILRRVNTTEELVDVAPKDRIISGTVVDEKGQAIPGVNVQIKDRNRGTTTDSKGKYKLSVPESGAILVFSSIGYQGGEVEVGSRSVVDFTIKETTQALTEVVVIGYGTQQKRDLTGAVSQIKAAQIENENPNTVQDMLRGNAAGLNVGYDASAKGGGDLQVRGRTSLNASSSPLLVVDGVIYYGALSDINPNDIETLDVLKDASSAAVFGAKAASGVILITTKRGKSEKPTISVDGNVGISTVARNQPVYGPEGYVRWREDVLKSQNVTAKPYQFSNPDNLPSDVPLQQWLGYDGSTGNPTDVWLNRLKFQPIEIENYKAGRSVNWYDKVFQAARRQDYNVSISGKKNDISYYYSLGYLNNEGIITGDKFSTIRSRFNLEGKIASFLSAGINAQFSDRDESQVAADWTQITKASPYGSEYDAQGNYRWSPQDDPGGGSRHPFLSMKYTDRLRKYNTLISTLFAKVTLPLGITYQVNFTPRFEWYRNFNHESSKHPEWANVGGRASREQNMVYNWQVDNLFKWNKTVADIHNFDVTMLINAEKFQSWNNSIRNNGFEPSDNLGYHRVEAGINPIVSSNDEYSTADALMGRLFYSLKQKYLLTLSVRRDGYSAFGQANPRAWFPSIAGGWVFSDENFAKSSWLNYGKLRLSWGINGNRDIGRYVALSDLTTGKYLMVRNDGTVYQVSQLYVNRMNNKNLKWEKTTAYNFGLDFSLFNGKLDGSLEMYRMSTQDLLVQRTLPDILGFSYVWDNLGEVQNKGMEVNLNGRILQQQNFSWRASVNFSLNRNKVVHLYGDKINVTDANGNVTGQREADDISNRWFIGQALDRVWDQKVVGVWQTSEAEEAAKYGVRPGDFKVQDVNGDYKYTDADRQFLGYTAPRFRWTLRNEFTLFKNFDISFMMYSYWGHVSSFNIAKNQGLADRTSSYVFPYWTAENPTNDYARLASSNGSANFSVYRKKSFVRLDNISMSYNLPKALIQKVNMQRVRAYFSVRNVGFYAPQWNYWDPENGLRDSDNNAITGPTPRTYTLGLNLTL; encoded by the coding sequence ATGGTAAAACGTAGACATTCCTGTCGGATTCTGCTGAAAATCATGCGAATCGCTCTACCACAATTCATTCTGGCCACTGTCTTTGCTACGCTTTCACTGGCGAAAGACGGCCGTGCCCAGGAAGTACTTAATCAAAAGATTACCGTGCATGTTTCCAATCTTAACATGGAAAAAGCACTCGAAAAGATTGAACAGACGGCCGGTATACGGTTCATGTACAGTCCCCAGCTCATTCAGGCCAATCGACTTATTTCTTTGAATGCCAACGAAGAAGTTCTGCTAACGGTACTCGAACGATTGCTGCGTCCGAATAACCTCACCTACGAACTGATCGATCATCAGGTTATTCTCCGGCGGGTCAACACTACGGAAGAGCTGGTCGACGTAGCCCCGAAAGATCGGATCATCAGCGGTACCGTCGTTGATGAGAAAGGGCAGGCCATTCCCGGCGTAAACGTTCAGATCAAAGATCGGAACCGGGGTACGACGACCGATAGCAAAGGGAAGTATAAACTTTCCGTACCCGAATCGGGGGCCATTCTGGTGTTTTCATCCATCGGATACCAGGGGGGAGAAGTGGAAGTCGGTAGCCGGTCCGTTGTCGATTTTACGATCAAGGAAACGACGCAGGCCCTTACGGAAGTAGTGGTCATCGGTTACGGAACCCAGCAAAAGCGGGATTTGACCGGGGCCGTATCCCAGATCAAAGCAGCCCAGATTGAAAACGAAAATCCGAATACCGTACAGGACATGCTCCGGGGAAATGCGGCCGGTTTGAACGTAGGGTACGATGCTTCGGCGAAGGGTGGGGGTGATTTACAGGTACGCGGTCGGACTTCGCTCAATGCCAGTTCTTCGCCCTTGTTAGTCGTCGATGGCGTCATTTACTATGGGGCTTTGTCAGACATCAACCCCAATGATATTGAAACGCTGGATGTCCTGAAAGATGCCAGTTCGGCCGCCGTATTCGGAGCAAAAGCGGCCAGCGGCGTTATTCTGATAACGACCAAACGGGGCAAAAGTGAAAAACCAACCATCAGTGTAGACGGAAATGTGGGTATCAGTACGGTCGCTCGCAATCAGCCCGTATACGGGCCGGAAGGCTACGTACGCTGGCGGGAAGATGTGCTGAAAAGCCAGAACGTAACTGCCAAGCCGTACCAGTTTTCCAATCCGGATAACTTGCCTTCGGACGTGCCTTTACAGCAATGGCTGGGTTACGACGGGTCAACGGGTAACCCAACGGACGTCTGGCTGAACCGCCTGAAATTTCAACCGATTGAGATTGAAAACTACAAGGCCGGACGGTCGGTCAACTGGTACGATAAAGTGTTCCAGGCGGCCCGTCGGCAGGATTACAACGTCAGCATTTCCGGAAAGAAAAACGACATTTCGTACTACTATTCGTTGGGGTATCTCAACAACGAAGGGATCATCACTGGCGATAAGTTTTCGACCATTCGTTCCCGGTTCAATTTAGAGGGTAAAATCGCTTCCTTCCTTTCTGCTGGGATCAACGCCCAGTTCTCCGACCGGGATGAAAGTCAGGTAGCCGCCGACTGGACGCAGATTACCAAAGCCTCGCCCTACGGTTCCGAATACGATGCTCAGGGCAATTACCGCTGGAGTCCCCAGGACGATCCCGGCGGCGGTAGTCGCCACCCCTTTCTGTCCATGAAATACACCGATCGGCTTCGCAAATACAATACGCTGATCTCTACGCTATTTGCTAAGGTGACCTTGCCGCTGGGAATTACGTATCAGGTCAATTTCACGCCCCGGTTTGAGTGGTACCGGAACTTCAACCACGAATCGTCCAAACACCCCGAATGGGCCAACGTGGGCGGACGGGCTTCGCGGGAGCAGAACATGGTGTACAACTGGCAGGTTGATAACTTATTCAAGTGGAACAAAACGGTTGCCGACATCCACAACTTCGATGTGACGATGCTGATCAACGCGGAGAAATTTCAGAGCTGGAACAACAGCATCCGCAATAACGGTTTTGAACCCAGCGATAACCTGGGCTATCACCGCGTCGAGGCTGGTATCAATCCCATCGTGAGTAGTAATGATGAGTACAGTACCGCCGATGCCCTGATGGGACGACTGTTCTATTCACTCAAGCAAAAATACCTGCTGACCTTATCCGTACGCCGGGATGGCTATTCGGCGTTCGGGCAGGCCAATCCACGGGCCTGGTTTCCTTCGATTGCGGGGGGCTGGGTATTCAGCGATGAAAATTTCGCCAAAAGCTCCTGGCTCAATTACGGGAAGCTGCGACTGTCCTGGGGCATCAACGGGAACCGGGATATTGGTCGGTACGTCGCCCTTTCTGATCTGACGACGGGGAAATACCTCATGGTTCGCAACGACGGAACGGTGTATCAGGTATCCCAGCTCTACGTGAACCGGATGAACAACAAAAACCTGAAATGGGAAAAAACCACAGCCTATAACTTTGGTCTGGATTTCTCGCTCTTCAACGGCAAGCTGGATGGTTCGCTGGAAATGTACCGCATGTCTACTCAGGATTTGCTGGTGCAACGGACGCTGCCCGATATTCTGGGTTTTAGTTACGTCTGGGATAACCTGGGTGAAGTACAGAACAAAGGGATGGAAGTTAACCTGAACGGTCGGATTCTTCAGCAGCAGAATTTTTCCTGGCGGGCTAGTGTCAACTTCTCGCTTAACCGTAACAAAGTGGTGCATCTCTACGGCGATAAGATCAACGTAACGGACGCGAACGGCAACGTAACCGGGCAGCGGGAGGCCGATGATATTTCGAACCGCTGGTTTATTGGCCAAGCGCTGGACCGCGTCTGGGATCAGAAAGTGGTTGGCGTCTGGCAAACCTCCGAAGCCGAGGAGGCAGCCAAGTACGGCGTACGACCCGGTGATTTCAAAGTACAGGATGTCAACGGCGATTATAAATACACGGATGCCGACCGTCAGTTCCTGGGGTACACGGCACCGCGATTCCGCTGGACCTTACGTAATGAATTTACGCTGTTCAAAAACTTCGACATCTCTTTTATGATGTACTCGTACTGGGGACACGTGAGTTCGTTTAATATCGCCAAAAATCAGGGCTTAGCCGATCGAACGTCTTCGTACGTGTTTCCGTATTGGACCGCGGAGAACCCTACCAACGACTACGCCCGGCTGGCCTCCAGCAATGGAAGTGCCAACTTCAGCGTCTACCGCAAGAAGTCATTCGTTCGACTGGACAATATTTCCATGTCCTACAACCTCCCGAAAGCACTGATTCAGAAAGTGAATATGCAACGGGTACGGGCTTATTTCTCGGTTCGAAACGTAGGATTCTACGCTCCCCAGTGGAACTACTGGGATCCGGAAAACGGCTTACGGGATTCGGATAACAACGCCATCACCGGACCTACCCCACGAACCTATACGCTGGGATTAAATCTGACTCTGTAA
- a CDS encoding RluA family pseudouridine synthase: MAKPFNVVYEDNHLIIVNKAAGVLVQGDQTGDKTLSDYVKDYISVKYNKPGAVFLGTVHRLDRPVSGLVVFARTSKGLERMNELFRRRDIQKTYWAVVGKRPEQKSGKLTHWLVKDEARNVVTAYDYERPGSQKAELTYKLIGEMNHHFLLEVNPVTGRPHQIRVQLASMGCPIRGDLKYGYPRPNPDASINLHARRLYFIHPIKNEPIICKAAVPQNSFWEEFLEFDEEVNEAIFHG, encoded by the coding sequence ATGGCAAAACCATTTAATGTCGTCTACGAAGACAACCACCTGATTATCGTCAACAAAGCCGCCGGCGTGTTGGTGCAGGGGGATCAAACGGGTGACAAGACTCTTTCCGATTACGTTAAAGACTACATCAGCGTAAAATACAATAAACCCGGAGCCGTATTTCTGGGTACGGTACACCGTCTGGACCGCCCAGTGAGTGGTCTGGTCGTGTTTGCCCGTACCTCGAAAGGACTCGAGCGGATGAACGAACTCTTCCGTCGTCGGGACATTCAGAAAACCTACTGGGCAGTAGTGGGCAAACGCCCCGAGCAGAAAAGCGGTAAACTTACGCACTGGCTCGTGAAAGACGAAGCCCGAAACGTAGTAACGGCCTACGATTACGAACGACCCGGTTCTCAGAAAGCGGAGTTGACCTACAAGCTAATTGGCGAAATGAACCACCACTTTTTACTGGAAGTAAATCCGGTAACGGGTCGTCCGCATCAGATTCGCGTACAGTTGGCTTCCATGGGTTGCCCCATTCGCGGGGACCTGAAATACGGGTACCCCCGGCCGAACCCCGATGCCAGTATTAACCTGCACGCTCGCCGCCTGTACTTTATTCATCCCATCAAGAATGAACCGATTATCTGCAAAGCGGCCGTACCCCAAAATTCGTTCTGGGAAGAATTCCTGGAATTTGATGAAGAAGTAAACGAAGCTATTTTTCACGGATAA
- a CDS encoding FecR family protein — translation MDYSSYGANAFAQDYSFQQWILKKAQPEEQAFWETYYATHPQQQAAMTQARNWILSLHEAYEDVAEEEVDEEMNRLVETARQRTPRRLINWPRIVSRVAAVLVLGLGVAGWLFYQSGREETASLVSQRFEEVPFWEKENTGSRPLLLSLDDGSTVLLQSQSRIRVPKSFDPARREVILEGEAFFEVAKNPKQPFFVYAQGLVAKVLGTSFNIIARNRNVTIIVKTGRVALFPDKEKEAAQASTELTGLVLTPNQQLTYQSDQLKFTNVQTPEYLPLPIQKLNFDFKRTPLSQVFATLEKAYGVTIRYDKETLGNCQLTALLGDEPLSEKMNLICRTVEASYTLTDSLITVKGQGCR, via the coding sequence ATGGATTATTCTTCATACGGAGCAAACGCATTTGCCCAGGATTATTCCTTTCAGCAGTGGATACTGAAGAAGGCCCAGCCGGAAGAGCAAGCCTTCTGGGAAACGTATTATGCCACGCACCCCCAGCAGCAGGCGGCCATGACGCAAGCCCGTAACTGGATTCTTTCGTTGCACGAAGCGTATGAAGACGTGGCGGAAGAAGAGGTGGACGAAGAAATGAATCGATTAGTCGAAACCGCTCGACAGCGTACGCCGCGTCGCTTGATCAACTGGCCGCGTATAGTCTCCAGGGTAGCGGCGGTACTGGTGCTGGGTTTAGGGGTAGCAGGCTGGCTGTTTTATCAATCTGGACGAGAAGAAACGGCATCGCTGGTCAGTCAACGGTTCGAGGAGGTTCCCTTCTGGGAAAAGGAAAACACCGGATCACGGCCCTTATTGCTTTCGCTCGACGATGGGAGTACCGTACTTCTACAATCCCAGAGCCGGATTCGGGTACCCAAATCGTTTGATCCGGCCCGGCGGGAAGTCATACTGGAAGGAGAGGCCTTTTTTGAAGTCGCTAAAAACCCGAAGCAACCCTTTTTTGTATACGCTCAGGGACTGGTAGCCAAGGTGCTCGGTACGAGTTTCAACATCATTGCTCGGAACCGGAATGTAACAATAATTGTGAAAACAGGCCGCGTAGCCTTGTTCCCAGATAAAGAGAAGGAAGCCGCCCAGGCGAGTACGGAGCTAACTGGCCTAGTACTGACACCCAATCAGCAATTGACGTATCAATCCGATCAGTTGAAGTTTACGAATGTTCAAACGCCCGAGTATTTACCCTTGCCCATTCAGAAACTGAATTTTGATTTCAAGCGAACGCCCTTATCGCAGGTATTTGCCACCTTGGAAAAGGCCTACGGCGTCACCATTCGCTATGATAAAGAAACACTGGGTAACTGCCAACTGACGGCTTTGCTCGGGGATGAGCCGCTTTCAGAAAAAATGAATTTAATCTGCCGTACAGTAGAAGCTAGTTATACCCTAACCGATAGTCTGATTACCGTGAAAGGGCAGGGCTGTCGTTGA
- the priA gene encoding replication restart helicase PriA produces MNQLDFQEEVTQFADVILPIPVPRLFTYRVPREFAGQIQIGARVIVQFGKTKIVTALVARVHTQPPKQYQAKYILEVLDETPLVTRWQLELFSWISEYYMCHIGEVMNVALPSGLKISSQSKVQYNPDFEHPDLLTAREKEIVEEIKAKQSLTYDELARFADVKNVYHLIKSLIGKRAIIVFEEVREKYSPKVVRKIRLTSFYADPENLKALIGQLEKSPKQLDILLEYLRYVPALRDPEKNTEGTPKSTFSRNDELSDSSLETLLKKGIFESFDVVVSRFAEDTGTIATMPTLSEPQQRAVQEVTQAFQEKDTVLLHGVTGAGKTEVYIHLIEQALESGSQVLYLLPEIALTTQIVIRLKKIFGERVGIYHSKFSDNERVEVWKGVLSGRFQFVIGVRSAIFLPFDSLGLIIVDEEHEASYKQYDPAPRYHARDSALVIARMQGAKVLLGSATPSIESFYHAQQGRYGLVQLKERFGNAALPAIELIDIRQARKNREMKGDFSGELLRQLEQNLEKKEQTILFQNRRGYSPYLTCDDCSWISKCDNCDVSLTYHQRDGELRCHYCGHKEHLPRTCPACGSTKIRTQGFGTEKLEEDLQLHFPAARIQRMDLDTTRSKTAFQQMITDFEQGETDMLVGTQMVSKGLDFDKVSLVAIFDADRMINFPDFRSTERSFQLLTQVSGRAGRRKERAGRVLIQTNNTQHPILAKIIHNDYEGFYAEEIEERQAYGYPPFTRIIRLTTRHLEQQTAQAAAQKLATLLLQKVGTDRVKGPESPLVERIRNQFLFDVLLKFERNLNLKAIKEFVKETIEEVVTTKEFKGISIVIDVDPV; encoded by the coding sequence ATGAATCAACTCGATTTTCAGGAAGAAGTCACCCAGTTCGCCGACGTCATTCTGCCGATTCCCGTCCCCCGCTTATTTACGTACCGCGTTCCCCGCGAATTTGCCGGACAAATTCAGATTGGTGCCCGCGTCATTGTTCAGTTTGGTAAAACGAAAATTGTTACCGCCCTGGTTGCCCGGGTGCACACGCAGCCGCCCAAACAATATCAGGCCAAATATATTCTGGAAGTACTCGACGAAACGCCGCTGGTCACCCGCTGGCAACTAGAATTGTTCAGCTGGATTTCAGAGTACTACATGTGCCACATTGGCGAAGTGATGAACGTAGCTTTGCCTTCGGGATTGAAAATTTCCAGCCAGTCGAAAGTACAGTACAACCCGGATTTCGAACACCCCGATTTGCTGACGGCCCGGGAGAAGGAAATTGTGGAGGAAATCAAGGCCAAGCAATCGCTGACCTACGACGAACTCGCTCGCTTTGCCGATGTTAAAAACGTGTATCACCTCATCAAGTCACTGATTGGTAAACGGGCCATTATTGTCTTTGAAGAAGTACGCGAAAAATATTCGCCCAAGGTCGTTCGTAAAATTCGGCTGACGTCGTTCTACGCCGATCCAGAAAACCTGAAGGCTCTCATTGGGCAACTCGAAAAGTCACCCAAGCAACTGGATATTCTCCTGGAATACCTCCGCTACGTACCGGCCTTACGCGATCCGGAAAAGAATACGGAAGGTACCCCCAAATCCACGTTTTCCCGGAATGACGAGCTTTCGGATTCTTCCCTGGAAACCTTACTCAAGAAGGGCATTTTTGAAAGTTTTGATGTGGTCGTCAGTCGCTTTGCGGAGGATACCGGTACCATCGCTACGATGCCTACGCTGTCCGAGCCGCAGCAACGAGCCGTACAGGAAGTAACGCAGGCTTTTCAGGAAAAAGATACGGTATTGCTGCACGGCGTTACGGGAGCGGGAAAAACGGAAGTATACATTCACCTGATTGAACAGGCTCTGGAGAGTGGTTCTCAGGTGCTATATCTGTTGCCCGAAATTGCGTTGACCACGCAGATTGTCATTCGACTGAAGAAAATTTTTGGGGAACGGGTGGGCATTTACCACTCCAAATTTTCGGATAATGAACGCGTGGAAGTTTGGAAAGGTGTACTGTCCGGGCGTTTTCAGTTTGTCATTGGTGTTCGTTCGGCCATTTTCCTTCCCTTCGACAGTCTGGGTCTGATCATTGTGGACGAAGAACACGAAGCCAGCTACAAACAGTACGATCCCGCTCCCCGCTACCACGCCCGCGATTCGGCCCTGGTTATTGCCCGGATGCAGGGAGCTAAAGTACTACTGGGCTCGGCCACGCCTTCCATCGAAAGCTTTTACCACGCGCAGCAGGGTCGGTATGGACTGGTACAATTGAAGGAACGGTTTGGGAATGCGGCTCTGCCCGCGATTGAACTCATTGACATCAGACAGGCCCGAAAAAACCGGGAAATGAAAGGTGATTTTTCGGGTGAACTACTACGTCAACTGGAACAAAACCTGGAGAAAAAAGAGCAGACCATTCTGTTTCAGAACCGACGCGGCTATTCGCCTTACCTGACCTGCGACGATTGTAGCTGGATTTCTAAATGCGATAACTGCGATGTAAGCCTGACCTACCACCAACGCGACGGCGAACTTCGCTGCCATTACTGCGGCCATAAAGAACACTTGCCCCGTACCTGCCCGGCTTGCGGCAGTACGAAAATCCGTACGCAGGGCTTTGGTACCGAAAAGCTGGAAGAAGATTTACAGTTGCATTTTCCTGCCGCCCGCATTCAACGCATGGATTTAGATACGACGCGTTCGAAAACGGCTTTTCAGCAAATGATCACCGATTTTGAACAGGGTGAAACGGATATGCTGGTGGGTACGCAAATGGTTTCGAAAGGTCTGGATTTCGATAAGGTTAGTCTGGTCGCCATTTTCGATGCGGACCGAATGATCAATTTTCCCGATTTTCGCTCTACCGAACGGTCCTTTCAGTTGCTTACCCAAGTATCCGGACGAGCGGGACGACGTAAAGAACGAGCCGGGCGCGTACTGATCCAAACCAACAATACCCAGCATCCCATTCTGGCCAAGATCATTCATAATGATTACGAAGGTTTCTACGCCGAAGAAATCGAGGAACGGCAGGCTTACGGCTATCCACCCTTTACCCGCATTATTCGGCTGACCACTCGTCATCTGGAACAGCAAACGGCTCAGGCCGCAGCTCAGAAACTGGCAACCTTGTTACTGCAAAAAGTAGGTACTGACCGGGTGAAAGGTCCGGAATCACCCTTGGTTGAGCGTATTCGGAATCAGTTTCTGTTTGACGTACTGTTAAAGTTCGAGCGAAATCTGAATTTGAAAGCCATTAAGGAATTTGTAAAAGAAACGATTGAGGAGGTCGTAACGACGAAGGAGTTTAAAGGGATTAGTATTGTCATTGATGTAGACCCCGTGTAA
- a CDS encoding phosphoribosylanthranilate isomerase, with protein sequence MRIKVCGMKDEENLRDVLELQPDYVGFIFYEKSPRFMGETLDAEVVKDLPKSSRKVGVFVNASIDQILRTVKKYGLDFVQLHGEETPDFCRSLQFKGINIIKAFRVDETFNFTQLNNYKPVCDYFLFDTKAAAYGGTGLSFDWRLLERYDNEKPFFLSGGIGLEDAETILELKERSNLRIHAVDVNSKFETQPGIKNVEALRAFIERLKVEAIEA encoded by the coding sequence ATGCGAATTAAAGTATGCGGAATGAAAGATGAGGAAAACCTTCGGGACGTACTCGAGTTACAACCGGATTACGTAGGGTTCATTTTTTACGAAAAGTCGCCCCGTTTTATGGGGGAGACGCTTGACGCCGAGGTGGTCAAAGATCTGCCGAAGTCCAGTCGAAAAGTGGGTGTATTTGTCAACGCCAGTATCGATCAGATTCTGCGTACGGTGAAAAAATACGGATTGGATTTTGTGCAGTTACACGGTGAGGAAACACCGGATTTTTGCCGGAGTCTTCAATTTAAAGGGATTAACATTATTAAAGCTTTTCGGGTAGATGAGACATTCAATTTTACACAACTGAATAATTATAAACCCGTTTGTGATTACTTTTTGTTTGATACGAAAGCGGCGGCTTACGGTGGCACCGGTCTTTCCTTCGACTGGCGTTTGCTAGAGCGATACGATAACGAAAAGCCTTTTTTCCTGTCGGGCGGTATTGGCCTGGAAGATGCCGAAACGATTCTGGAACTGAAAGAACGTAGTAACCTCCGGATTCACGCCGTTGATGTCAATAGCAAATTCGAGACGCAGCCCGGTATTAAAAATGTCGAAGCACTTCGGGCATTCATCGAACGACTGAAAGTGGAAGCGATTGAAGCCTAA